The following proteins are encoded in a genomic region of Nicotiana sylvestris chromosome 4, ASM39365v2, whole genome shotgun sequence:
- the LOC104220155 gene encoding mitogen-activated protein kinase homolog NTF3: MATPVEPPNGIRTPGKHYYSMWQSLFEIDTKYVPIKPIGRGAYGIVCSSVNRVTNEKVAIKKINNAFENRIDALRTLRELKLLRHLRHENVIALKDVMMPIHRRSFKDVYLVYELMDTDLHQIIKSSQTLSNDHCQYFLFQLLRGLKYLHSANILHRDLKPGNLLINANCDLKICDFGLARTSSGKDQFMTEYVVTRWYRAPELLLCCDNYGTSIDVWSVGCIFAELLGRKPVFPGTECLNQLKLIINILGSQREEDIEFIDNPKARKYIKSLPYSPGTPFSRLYPHAHPLAIDLLQRMLVFDPSKRISVIEALQHPYMSPLYDPNTDPPAQVPINLDIDEDLGEETIREMMWNEILEYHPEAASAAMEVVL; the protein is encoded by the exons ATGGCAACTCCAGTTGAGCCTCCTAATGGGATTAGGACCCCAGGGAAGCATTACTACTCTATGTGGCAATCCCTCTTTGAAATTGATACGAAATATGTACCTATTAAGCCTATTGGTCGAGGGGCCTATGGAATTGTTTGTTCTTCCGTTAACAGGGTAACCAATGAGAAGGTTGCAATCAAGAAAATAAACAATGCTTTTGAGAACCGTATTGATGCTCTGAGAACTTTGCGTGAGCTAAAGCTCCTTCGCCACCTTAGACACGAAAATGTGATTGCTCTGAAAGATGTGATGATGCCAATCCACAGGCGAAGTTTCAAAGATGTTTACTTGGTTTACGAACTAATGGATACTGATTTACATCAGATAATCAAATCCTCTCAAACACTTTCAAATGATCATTGCCAGTATTTCCTATTCCAG TTGCTTCGAGGTCTGAAATATCTCCATTCTGCAAATATTCTTCATCGTGACTTGAAACCTGGGAACTTGCTTATCAATGCTAACTGCGATCTGAAGATATGTGACTTCGGGCTGGCACGCACGAGCAGTGGCAAGGACCAGTTTATGACTGAATACGTTGTTACACGCTGGTATAGGGCTCCGGAACTCCTCCTTTGCTGTGACAACTATGGAACATCGATTGACGTATGGTCTGTTGGTTGCATTTTCGCGGAGCTCTTAGGGAGGAAACCCGTCTTTCCAGGTACTGAATGCCTTAACCAACTTAAACTGATTATCAACATCCTTGGCAGTCAGCGAGAAGAAGATATTGAATTTATCGATAACCCAAAGGCGAGGAAGTACATCAAATCACTACCATACTCTCCCGGAACACCCTTTTCCCGTCTCTATCCCCATGCTCATCCTTTGGCCATCGATCTCCTGCAGAGAATGCTCGTGTTTGACCCTTCGAAAAGAATTAGTGTTATCGAAGCACTTCAGCATCCATACATGTCCCCCTTGTATGATCCAAACACTGACCCCCCAGCGCAGGTTCCTATCAATCTTGACATAGATGAGGACTTAGGGGAAGAGACCATAAGGGAAATGATGTGGAACGAAATACTCGAATACCATCCTGAAGCGGCCTCAGCTGCTATGGAAGTTGTTCTATGA